A portion of the Pseudomonadales bacterium genome contains these proteins:
- a CDS encoding TonB-dependent receptor, giving the protein MSISRSISARRISVLAIGAAIAAAAGTAIPAAAQDSQRAAGLEEIVVTAQRREESLQDTPIAITAFTADKLASLGVYEVSKIADFAPNVLIQKQSSSNSNMSIAIRGMGTTETALTADPKVGLYIDGILISKSIGGVFDIADLERIEVLRGPQGTLFGRNTTGGAVSVTTQKPSGELRGKATASVGNFGYLRYGGSLDLPAVGNLAAKISYNHSETDGWADNHYTGVPLQPQMPNEKVQKDLASQDNDAYRFALRWTPREDLTFDYAFDKTDNSGVAAPFQILKVKDSVSTGFGHEARDYRMLTGPGGLFDQMAQNVYPRNKRQEHFTSDEETEEYLKIKAHSFIVAWDVSPNLTLKYLLGSRRSRQGNGSALDGGVYYVRDLFYGVYAGNNDPIQTPAFHSRLKNKVEMDSHEFQIIGSAFDDRLHYTGGIFMYEEDVFENNPQTYSLPIAFVAPNGAFSDPLGPLYDAAGFCPAMYGGYLCVGSQRLPIPGDDPGAPGVVDFAYGQNARSRAVYGQATYALTDALGLTLGIRYTEDDKKAWLFNQNIVRAIPTHSRNNPVRGKGDWDNVSYLANLNYAFNDDIRAYLTYATGYNGGGFGARAASAEEFRTPYDEEEIKSIELGLKSELLDNRLRLNVALFRNEYTDAQVSVFKAGSGGASASTVNAGEETIQGIEFDVVAVPVDGLTIDFTYGYLDAKFDEYMSYNASTGRLENIARNTKVPEAPKNSASLGVQYDFEPFSFGVLSARVDVAYKDSFVYHPYENEWNSPDSRTLVNARISLNDIRLGGCCSDSNKLRVSLWGKNLTDQEYINWGIDFGALGWSGAVFGEPRTYGLDVVYSYD; this is encoded by the coding sequence ATGTCAATCTCACGAAGCATATCGGCGCGACGCATCTCTGTACTTGCCATCGGTGCAGCCATTGCAGCGGCAGCAGGAACAGCCATCCCGGCCGCAGCCCAGGATTCGCAGCGTGCAGCAGGACTCGAGGAGATCGTCGTTACTGCCCAGCGGCGTGAAGAATCGTTGCAGGACACGCCGATTGCCATCACGGCGTTCACTGCCGACAAACTGGCCAGTCTCGGTGTATATGAGGTCTCGAAAATCGCCGATTTTGCGCCGAACGTGCTGATTCAGAAGCAGTCGTCGTCGAATTCGAATATGTCGATTGCAATTCGTGGCATGGGTACCACTGAGACTGCATTGACGGCGGACCCCAAGGTGGGGCTGTATATCGACGGCATCCTCATCAGCAAATCGATCGGTGGCGTGTTCGATATTGCCGACCTGGAACGCATCGAGGTGCTGCGCGGTCCGCAGGGCACGCTGTTCGGACGCAACACCACTGGGGGTGCGGTCAGTGTGACTACCCAGAAGCCGAGCGGTGAGCTGCGCGGCAAGGCAACGGCGTCGGTCGGCAACTTCGGTTACCTGCGCTACGGTGGCAGCCTGGACCTGCCGGCAGTCGGCAATCTGGCAGCCAAGATTTCGTACAACCACAGCGAAACCGACGGCTGGGCAGACAACCACTACACGGGCGTGCCACTGCAGCCGCAAATGCCGAACGAAAAGGTGCAAAAGGATCTTGCCTCGCAAGACAACGACGCGTACCGCTTCGCACTGCGCTGGACGCCGCGCGAAGACCTGACTTTCGATTATGCGTTCGACAAGACCGACAACTCGGGCGTTGCTGCACCATTCCAGATCCTGAAGGTCAAGGATTCCGTAAGCACCGGGTTCGGGCACGAAGCGCGCGACTACCGGATGTTGACCGGCCCAGGCGGGCTGTTCGACCAGATGGCGCAGAACGTGTACCCGCGCAACAAGCGCCAGGAGCACTTCACGTCCGACGAGGAAACCGAGGAATACTTGAAGATCAAGGCGCATTCCTTCATCGTCGCTTGGGATGTCTCGCCAAACCTTACGCTGAAGTACCTGCTCGGATCGCGTCGGTCCAGACAGGGCAATGGCAGTGCACTGGATGGTGGCGTGTACTACGTGCGCGATCTGTTCTACGGCGTGTACGCGGGCAACAACGATCCGATCCAGACGCCTGCTTTCCATTCCCGCTTGAAGAACAAGGTCGAAATGGACTCGCACGAGTTCCAGATCATCGGCAGCGCCTTCGACGATCGGTTGCATTACACCGGCGGCATCTTCATGTACGAGGAGGACGTGTTCGAGAATAATCCGCAAACCTACTCGTTGCCGATCGCATTCGTCGCGCCTAATGGCGCGTTCTCGGATCCACTGGGCCCGCTCTATGATGCAGCCGGTTTCTGTCCGGCGATGTATGGCGGGTATCTGTGTGTCGGTTCGCAACGACTGCCGATTCCCGGTGACGACCCAGGCGCTCCTGGTGTGGTCGACTTTGCGTATGGGCAGAACGCCAGGTCGCGCGCGGTCTACGGACAGGCAACCTATGCGTTGACCGACGCACTGGGCCTGACGCTTGGCATCCGCTACACGGAAGACGACAAGAAGGCGTGGCTGTTCAACCAGAACATAGTGCGCGCCATACCCACACACAGCCGCAACAACCCGGTCCGTGGCAAAGGGGACTGGGACAACGTCAGCTACCTGGCGAACCTCAACTACGCGTTCAACGACGATATCCGCGCCTATCTGACCTACGCCACCGGCTACAACGGCGGTGGTTTCGGGGCACGCGCAGCAAGTGCGGAGGAGTTTCGAACCCCTTATGACGAGGAAGAGATCAAGTCGATCGAGCTCGGCCTGAAGTCGGAGCTGCTGGACAACCGCCTGCGCCTGAACGTGGCGCTGTTCCGCAACGAGTACACCGACGCGCAGGTCTCCGTGTTCAAGGCGGGCTCGGGTGGTGCATCCGCGAGCACGGTCAATGCAGGCGAGGAGACGATCCAGGGTATCGAGTTCGACGTCGTTGCGGTGCCAGTTGATGGACTGACGATCGATTTCACCTACGGGTATCTGGACGCCAAGTTCGACGAATACATGTCGTACAACGCGAGCACCGGCCGGCTCGAGAACATCGCGCGCAACACCAAGGTCCCGGAGGCGCCGAAGAACAGTGCATCGCTCGGCGTGCAGTACGATTTCGAGCCGTTCAGCTTTGGCGTGCTGTCTGCACGGGTCGACGTTGCCTACAAGGACAGCTTCGTATACCACCCGTACGAGAATGAATGGAACTCGCCAGACAGCCGCACACTGGTCAATGCACGCATCAGCCTGAACGACATCCGGCTCGGTGGCTGCTGCAGCGACAGCAACAAGCTGCGGGTGTCGCTGTGGGGCAAGAACCTGACCGATCAAGAATACATCAACTGGGGTATCGACTTCGGTGCGCTGGGCTGGTCTGGCGCGGTCTTTGGTGAGCCGCGTACTTACGGTCTGGACGTGGTCTATAGCTACGACTGA
- a CDS encoding TonB-dependent receptor, whose protein sequence is MNIVDTQGLQSRVPSLVVGPNGQGQRNVGSPTIRGQGATFQAAPGVALYMAEAPLPAALTLSSQGGPGIFLDLENVQVLKGPQGTLFGRNTTGGAILLSPHRPTEQMEGHVQAQVGNYEDRELQAVINVPVIEDRLLVRLAAESVDREGFTRDINWNKYRDDKDYWTARLGITWRPTDGIENYLMVSNTSSRNNGTGLINRGFNLAAYGPTGYGICDNSAVPGLDVPCSLYQDLTDAQNARGKRKVAHGVDDYEKIETWGVTDILDFEITEQATLRNIVSYSKMKLYFSYDGDGSLAPANDINPFTQRHIPRDDFEQVSEELQLQGSTLGGRLDYVLGGFYYKSKPTGRQEYGGVNVCPIGFAAYCMNYTGDGSLNTFNTRGIYGVTNESRALYAQGTYDLGGFGASFDGLRLTAGYRYTWDEVDGFATVFTLDPSGSYRCGTTNALVADPAQCEFTDRLKSRKPTWTVGLDYDVLDDVMVYGKVSKGYKAGGFNTYAVRPETQTFGPEEVTSYELGVKSEFTIGDVPVRLNADVFQTDFEKIQRASGDFNPVTYASGARVLSSASAEIRGLELEAVIRPLDALEIGANLSLLDAKYKKFPYEVTSPFGHQDCSGAVIPYGGRADLSCLPMQYFVDRIASVYVQVNFSDDVSLFVNYGWSDDQHTEALVLERNQPGERLESYGLLGATFEWRRINGSGFDLSVFGTNLTNETYRISNTDLYQAGSTGSWATIYGEPRMYGARLRYNWGD, encoded by the coding sequence ATGAATATCGTGGACACGCAGGGCCTGCAGTCCCGGGTCCCGTCACTGGTGGTCGGCCCGAATGGACAGGGTCAGCGCAATGTGGGTTCCCCCACGATCCGGGGCCAGGGCGCTACGTTCCAGGCTGCGCCCGGAGTTGCGCTGTACATGGCGGAAGCGCCGTTGCCGGCCGCCTTGACACTGTCATCCCAGGGTGGCCCCGGCATCTTTCTGGACCTCGAGAACGTACAGGTGCTCAAAGGTCCGCAGGGCACGCTGTTCGGGCGCAACACCACGGGCGGTGCCATATTGCTGTCGCCGCACCGGCCAACCGAGCAGATGGAAGGGCACGTGCAGGCGCAGGTCGGCAACTACGAGGACCGTGAACTGCAGGCGGTCATCAACGTCCCCGTGATCGAAGACAGGTTGCTGGTGCGTCTGGCCGCCGAAAGCGTGGATCGCGAAGGCTTCACCAGGGACATCAACTGGAACAAGTATCGCGACGACAAGGACTACTGGACCGCTCGGCTTGGCATCACCTGGCGTCCGACCGACGGTATCGAAAACTACCTGATGGTGTCCAACACCTCGTCACGCAACAACGGCACGGGACTGATCAATCGTGGCTTCAACCTGGCGGCTTACGGGCCGACCGGGTATGGCATCTGTGACAACAGCGCCGTGCCGGGTCTGGACGTCCCTTGCTCGCTGTACCAGGACCTCACCGATGCACAGAACGCACGCGGCAAGCGCAAGGTGGCGCACGGTGTGGACGATTACGAGAAGATCGAAACCTGGGGCGTGACGGATATCCTCGATTTCGAGATCACCGAGCAGGCGACGCTTCGCAACATCGTCAGCTATTCGAAGATGAAGCTGTACTTCAGTTACGACGGCGATGGTTCCCTCGCGCCGGCGAACGACATCAATCCGTTCACCCAGCGCCATATCCCGCGTGATGACTTCGAGCAGGTTTCCGAAGAGCTTCAACTGCAGGGATCGACGCTCGGCGGACGACTCGACTATGTGCTCGGCGGGTTTTACTACAAGAGCAAGCCCACTGGTCGCCAGGAGTACGGCGGCGTCAACGTCTGCCCCATAGGTTTTGCTGCCTACTGCATGAATTACACCGGTGATGGTTCGCTGAATACGTTCAACACACGCGGCATCTACGGCGTGACCAACGAATCCAGGGCGCTCTACGCGCAGGGTACGTACGATCTGGGAGGGTTCGGCGCGTCGTTCGATGGCCTGCGCCTGACTGCCGGGTATCGGTATACATGGGACGAGGTCGACGGTTTTGCGACTGTGTTCACTCTGGATCCTTCAGGTTCGTACAGATGCGGGACCACCAATGCGCTGGTCGCGGATCCCGCACAATGCGAGTTCACCGACAGGCTGAAGAGCCGCAAGCCCACCTGGACCGTGGGGCTGGATTACGATGTGCTCGACGACGTGATGGTTTACGGCAAGGTGAGCAAGGGCTACAAGGCAGGCGGTTTCAACACCTACGCCGTCCGTCCCGAGACACAGACATTCGGTCCCGAGGAAGTCACTTCCTACGAACTGGGTGTGAAATCCGAGTTCACGATCGGCGATGTGCCGGTGCGTCTGAATGCCGACGTGTTCCAGACTGACTTCGAAAAGATCCAGCGAGCCAGCGGTGACTTCAACCCCGTCACGTATGCCAGCGGTGCGCGCGTGCTGAGCAGCGCCAGTGCGGAAATCCGCGGGCTTGAACTGGAGGCGGTCATAAGGCCCCTCGATGCGCTCGAGATTGGCGCCAACCTGAGTCTTCTGGATGCGAAGTACAAGAAGTTTCCATACGAGGTGACGAGCCCCTTCGGCCACCAGGACTGCAGCGGCGCCGTGATTCCTTATGGTGGTCGGGCGGATCTGTCGTGCTTGCCGATGCAGTACTTCGTCGACCGGATCGCAAGCGTCTATGTGCAGGTGAACTTCAGCGACGACGTGTCCCTGTTCGTCAACTACGGCTGGTCCGATGACCAGCACACCGAAGCGTTGGTGCTGGAAAGGAACCAGCCCGGAGAGCGACTGGAGTCCTATGGTCTGCTGGGCGCTACCTTCGAATGGCGCCGCATCAATGGCTCGGGCTTCGATCTGTCGGTGTTTGGCACCAACCTCACCAACGAGACTTACCGCATCTCGAACACGGACCTGTACCAGGCGGGTTCGACCGGCTCCTGGGCAACGATCTACGGCGAGCCGCGTATGTATGGTGCCCGCCTGCGCTACAACTGGGGCGACTGA